In Thioclava sp. GXIMD2076, one DNA window encodes the following:
- a CDS encoding ABC transporter substrate-binding protein: MRNLLLVSTAIAMTGTAALADDVKIGVLLGFTGPLESLAPGMASGAELAMKEVSDSGKFMDGSTVTPVRGDSTCIDAGAATSAAERLITAEGVKGIFGAMCSGATTAVLQNVAMANGIVMISPSATSPALSTMDDDGLFFRTAPSDARQGDVMADIILEHDIKSVALTYTNNDYGKGLADSFQKAFEEKGGTVTISAAHEDGKGDYSAEVGALASAGGDALVVAGYVDQGGSGILRGALDAGAFDTFVLPDGMVASALEQNFGDELDDSFGQIPSSEGEGKDKFLEMATAAGFDGNQVYSGESYDAAALIMLAMAEAKSTDPSIYKEKIMGIANGPGEKILPGQLGHALDLIAEGKAIDYDGASSVNFINGGESAGTFREVEIKDGKIETVKYR, translated from the coding sequence ATGCGCAACCTTCTTCTGGTATCGACGGCAATCGCCATGACCGGCACCGCCGCGCTTGCCGATGACGTCAAAATCGGCGTCCTTCTCGGCTTCACCGGCCCGCTTGAATCGCTCGCGCCCGGCATGGCCTCGGGGGCCGAGCTGGCGATGAAGGAAGTCAGCGATAGCGGAAAATTCATGGATGGCTCGACCGTTACACCGGTGCGCGGCGATTCGACCTGTATCGATGCCGGCGCGGCCACCTCTGCCGCCGAACGCCTGATCACCGCCGAGGGCGTGAAGGGGATCTTCGGGGCGATGTGCTCGGGCGCAACCACCGCCGTGCTGCAAAACGTCGCGATGGCCAACGGAATCGTCATGATCTCGCCCTCGGCCACCTCGCCTGCGCTCTCCACCATGGATGATGACGGGCTGTTCTTCCGCACCGCGCCGTCCGATGCACGGCAGGGCGATGTCATGGCCGACATCATTCTCGAGCATGACATCAAATCCGTCGCGCTGACCTATACCAACAATGACTATGGCAAAGGTCTGGCCGATAGCTTCCAGAAGGCCTTCGAGGAGAAAGGCGGCACCGTCACCATTTCGGCAGCACATGAGGATGGCAAAGGCGATTATTCTGCCGAAGTCGGCGCGCTTGCCTCGGCTGGTGGCGATGCACTTGTCGTGGCCGGCTATGTCGATCAGGGCGGATCGGGTATCCTTCGCGGCGCACTGGATGCAGGTGCCTTCGACACATTCGTGCTCCCCGATGGGATGGTGGCCTCCGCACTCGAACAGAATTTCGGCGACGAGCTTGATGACTCCTTCGGCCAGATCCCGTCCTCGGAAGGCGAGGGCAAGGACAAGTTCCTCGAGATGGCCACGGCTGCGGGCTTTGACGGCAATCAGGTCTATTCCGGCGAATCCTACGATGCGGCAGCTCTAATCATGCTGGCTATGGCCGAAGCGAAATCGACCGATCCGAGCATCTATAAAGAAAAGATCATGGGCATCGCCAATGGTCCGGGCGAGAAGATCCTTCCCGGCCAGCTGGGTCACGCGCTTGATCTGATCGCCGAAGGCAAGGCCATCGATTATGATGGTGCCTCCTCGGTGAACTTCATCAACGGCGGCGAATCTGCGGGCACTTTCCGCGAGGTCGAAATCAAGGACGGCAAAATCGAGACGGTCAAATACCGCTAA
- a CDS encoding branched-chain amino acid ABC transporter permease produces the protein MSSRQAESAAGGALRTPLLFVALLVLFGIEAATSGWNAALVILNMGVISAIMALGLNLQWGYAGLFNAGTMGFIALGGLAPVLISMPATQGAMGAGGWRVLLALAIAVAVLALSVQTWKQLRKGVRGLATIIVLIVGFFVFRAIFDPAVRAVEAINPSAQGYLGGLGLPVLMAWPVGALLAAIAAWAIGKAALGLRSDYLAIATLGIAEIIVAVLKNENWLDRGVMNVNGIPRPFFIPREIDLQASADFVARAADFGMDPVLASTIFVKLLYLALFAVVLIIFVAGTQLALHSPWGRMMRAIRENEVAASAMGKNVTKRHLQIFIIGSAICGFAGAMMVTLDGQLTPATYNPLRFTFLIMVMVILGGSGNNWGAVLGGILVWYLWIKAEAWGPELLQLLTSGMEPGALKDHLLESAAQMRYLAMGLVLLVVLRFAPRGLLPER, from the coding sequence ATGAGTTCTCGTCAAGCAGAGAGCGCAGCCGGCGGCGCGCTCCGCACACCCCTCCTGTTTGTGGCGCTTCTCGTCCTGTTCGGCATCGAAGCCGCCACCTCGGGCTGGAACGCGGCACTCGTCATCCTGAATATGGGGGTGATCAGCGCGATCATGGCGCTCGGGCTGAACCTGCAATGGGGCTATGCGGGGCTGTTCAATGCCGGAACCATGGGCTTCATCGCCTTGGGCGGGCTTGCACCTGTGCTGATCTCGATGCCCGCCACCCAAGGCGCGATGGGCGCAGGCGGCTGGCGAGTGCTGCTGGCGCTGGCCATCGCCGTGGCCGTTCTGGCCCTCTCGGTCCAGACCTGGAAGCAGCTTCGCAAAGGCGTGCGGGGGCTTGCGACAATCATCGTTCTAATCGTAGGCTTCTTCGTGTTCCGCGCCATATTCGATCCCGCCGTCCGCGCGGTCGAGGCGATCAACCCTTCGGCACAGGGCTATCTGGGCGGGCTCGGACTGCCGGTGCTTATGGCATGGCCTGTAGGCGCGCTTCTGGCCGCCATCGCCGCCTGGGCCATCGGAAAGGCTGCGCTGGGGCTGCGCTCGGACTATCTGGCCATCGCGACCCTTGGGATCGCCGAGATCATCGTCGCTGTCCTGAAAAACGAAAACTGGCTCGACCGAGGCGTGATGAATGTGAACGGTATCCCGCGTCCCTTCTTCATCCCGCGGGAGATCGACTTGCAGGCCTCGGCTGATTTCGTTGCACGGGCGGCAGATTTCGGGATGGATCCGGTTTTGGCCTCGACGATTTTCGTCAAGCTCCTCTATCTCGCACTCTTCGCAGTGGTGCTGATCATCTTTGTCGCTGGCACACAGCTCGCGCTCCATTCCCCTTGGGGGCGCATGATGCGCGCCATCCGCGAGAACGAGGTCGCCGCCAGCGCGATGGGCAAGAACGTAACCAAACGCCATCTGCAGATTTTCATCATCGGCTCGGCGATCTGCGGCTTTGCCGGTGCGATGATGGTGACGCTCGATGGCCAGCTGACGCCCGCCACCTACAACCCGCTGCGCTTCACCTTCCTCATCATGGTGATGGTGATCCTCGGCGGCTCCGGGAACAACTGGGGCGCCGTGCTGGGGGGGATCCTAGTCTGGTATCTCTGGATCAAGGCGGAAGCCTGGGGGCCGGAGCTGCTTCAACTCCTGACCTCGGGAATGGAGCCTGGCGCATTGAAGGACCATCTTCTCGAGTCAGCGGCGCAGATGCGGTATCTGGCTATGGGGCTTGTCCTGCTTGTGGTCTTACGCTTCGCCCCGAGAGGCCTTCTGCCGGAGCGCTAA
- a CDS encoding ATP-binding protein produces the protein MRKSSTITALGAIPFPILLIGQNEKIAYANPSAISLLGDGLEGRTFVTVIRKPAINFALDEALKHGREERARDRLSLGGREMSVMCTVSPMPADPLSELPQGGALIVFEDVTALEEAEAQRRDFVANVSHELRTPLTALSGFIETLLHAAKDDPVARARFLSIMEREAARMNRLVGDLLSLSRVESEERRRPTQTVDLSAVLNGAMQALAPVAEARNVSLLREGEAGPKRVSGDPDQLTQVFSNLIENAIKYGAPDAQVRITLSTVAHEPALRGAALKVVVQDQGEGIDAIHLPRLTERFYRVDTHRSREQGGTGLGLAIVKHIVSRHRGRFRVESEKGVGSRFIVYLPLV, from the coding sequence ATGAGAAAATCTTCGACGATAACGGCGCTCGGCGCCATTCCCTTTCCGATCCTGCTGATCGGGCAGAACGAGAAGATCGCCTATGCCAACCCTTCGGCCATCAGTCTGCTGGGGGATGGTCTGGAGGGGCGGACATTCGTCACCGTTATCCGCAAGCCTGCCATCAATTTCGCGCTGGACGAGGCGCTCAAGCATGGGCGCGAGGAGCGCGCGCGCGACAGGCTTTCGCTGGGCGGTCGCGAGATGTCGGTGATGTGCACTGTCTCTCCCATGCCTGCCGATCCGCTCAGCGAACTGCCGCAGGGGGGCGCGCTGATCGTGTTCGAGGATGTCACTGCGCTCGAGGAGGCCGAGGCCCAGCGGCGTGATTTCGTGGCCAATGTCAGCCACGAGCTGCGCACCCCGCTCACCGCGCTGTCGGGCTTTATCGAGACGCTCCTGCATGCGGCCAAGGATGATCCTGTAGCGCGGGCGCGGTTTTTATCGATCATGGAGCGCGAGGCCGCGCGGATGAATCGGCTGGTGGGGGATCTTCTCTCGCTCAGCCGTGTAGAATCGGAGGAGCGCCGCCGTCCGACACAGACGGTCGATCTGTCGGCCGTTCTCAACGGCGCGATGCAGGCGCTTGCCCCCGTGGCCGAGGCGCGCAACGTGAGTTTGCTGCGCGAGGGTGAGGCCGGACCGAAACGGGTCTCGGGCGATCCCGACCAGTTGACGCAGGTTTTCTCAAATCTCATCGAGAACGCCATCAAATACGGGGCCCCCGACGCACAGGTCCGCATCACTTTGAGCACGGTGGCCCATGAACCGGCCCTGCGCGGCGCGGCACTGAAGGTCGTGGTGCAGGATCAAGGAGAGGGGATCGACGCCATCCATCTGCCCCGCCTGACCGAGCGGTTCTACCGCGTCGATACCCACCGCTCGCGCGAACAGGGAGGCACGGGACTGGGACTGGCCATCGTCAAACATATCGTTTCGCGCCATCGTGGCCGGTTCAGGGTCGAGAGCGAGAAAGGCGTGGGCTCGCGCTTCATCGTCTATCTTCCCTTGGTGTAA
- the gmk gene encoding guanylate kinase: MADRRGILIILSSPSGAGKSTLARRLMTWDPTLSFSVSATTRAPRPGETEGVEYFFKTHEEFDRMVEADEMLEHAKVFGNSYGTPKAPVEAAMSAGRDTLFDIDWQGGQQIRNSALGKDVVSIFILPPSIAELESRLRSRAQDSDEVIAGRMEKSMSEISHWAEYDYVLVNRDLDVAEAELKTILMAERARRDRQPGLSAFIRGLDEEFEAR; this comes from the coding sequence ATGGCCGATCGGCGTGGTATCTTGATTATTCTTTCGTCGCCCTCGGGGGCCGGAAAATCGACGCTTGCGCGGCGGTTGATGACTTGGGACCCGACGCTCAGTTTCAGCGTCTCGGCCACCACCCGTGCGCCGCGTCCCGGCGAGACCGAAGGAGTCGAGTATTTCTTCAAGACCCATGAGGAATTCGACCGGATGGTCGAGGCCGACGAAATGCTCGAACATGCGAAAGTCTTCGGCAACTCCTACGGCACGCCGAAAGCGCCGGTCGAGGCGGCCATGAGTGCGGGCCGCGATACGCTGTTCGATATCGACTGGCAGGGCGGACAGCAGATCCGCAATTCTGCGCTCGGCAAGGATGTCGTATCCATCTTCATCCTGCCGCCCTCGATTGCCGAGCTTGAGAGCCGCTTACGTTCGCGCGCGCAAGATAGTGACGAGGTGATTGCGGGCCGCATGGAGAAATCCATGTCCGAGATCAGCCATTGGGCGGAATATGACTATGTTCTTGTGAATCGCGATCTGGATGTGGCGGAGGCAGAGCTGAAGACCATCCTGATGGCCGAGCGCGCACGCCGCGACCGCCAACCCGGGCTCAGTGCGTTCATCCGCGGACTTGATGAGGAGTTCGAGGCACGATGA
- a CDS encoding ABC transporter ATP-binding protein, producing the protein MIRVENLKKSFGGFHAVDGVSLEIAKGSITGLIGPNGAGKSTLFNVIAGVHKPTSGQVFLDGQEITGLSPDALFHKGLLRTFQIAHEFPSLTVRENLMMVPADQSGETLFSALFQRKRIREEEAELRRRADEVLDFLTISHVADEKAGNLSGGQKKLLELGRTMMVDAKIVFLDEVGAGVNRTLLNTIGDAIVRLNKERGYTFCVIEHDMDFIGRLCDPVIVMAEGKMLATGAPDTIMQNEAVIEAYLGTGLKNKAAAATEAQ; encoded by the coding sequence ATGATAAGGGTTGAAAACCTGAAGAAAAGCTTCGGCGGTTTCCATGCTGTCGATGGCGTGTCGCTCGAGATTGCGAAAGGGTCGATCACCGGCCTGATCGGGCCTAATGGTGCCGGAAAATCCACACTGTTCAATGTGATCGCCGGTGTTCATAAGCCAACATCCGGGCAGGTCTTCCTGGACGGGCAAGAGATTACTGGTCTCTCGCCCGATGCATTGTTCCACAAGGGCTTGCTGCGGACATTTCAGATTGCACATGAATTCCCGTCGCTCACCGTGCGCGAGAACCTCATGATGGTGCCCGCGGACCAGAGCGGCGAGACCCTTTTCTCGGCACTCTTCCAGCGCAAGCGTATCCGAGAAGAAGAAGCCGAGCTGCGCCGCCGTGCTGATGAAGTGCTCGACTTCCTGACGATCAGCCACGTGGCAGATGAGAAGGCCGGCAACCTCTCGGGCGGGCAGAAGAAATTGCTCGAACTTGGTCGCACGATGATGGTCGATGCCAAGATCGTCTTCCTCGACGAGGTGGGCGCCGGTGTAAACCGCACCCTTCTCAACACGATCGGAGATGCCATTGTGCGCCTCAATAAAGAACGCGGCTACACCTTCTGCGTCATCGAGCATGATATGGATTTCATCGGTCGGCTCTGTGATCCGGTGATCGTAATGGCTGAGGGCAAAATGCTGGCCACCGGTGCGCCCGATACGATCATGCAAAACGAGGCGGTCATCGAGGCCTATCTGGGCACCGGCCTGAAGAACAAAGCGGCTGCGGCCACGGAGGCACAATGA
- a CDS encoding branched-chain amino acid ABC transporter permease gives MEALNAFIALANYVIIPALSYGSQLALGALGVTLVYSILRFSNFAHGDMMAFGTGVTILVTWLLQDGGIGLGPLPTALLALPIGIIVTAALALATDRVVYAHYRKIRATPVVMVMVSVGVMFVMNALTRIMISVLSVPVLGAKDAVSGVDEIRFADGERFLISARQFKDLTGLAEPLAVRASSVITFVTALIVMVALFWFLNRTRAGKSMRAFSDNEDLALLSGIDPKRVVMITWIITAALATIAGTLYGLDKSFKAFNYFQLLLPIFAATILGGIGNPMGAIVGGYIIAFSEIGVTYAWKKVATYLIPGWEPSGLLQLLSTDYKFAVSFTILIAVLIFRPTGLFKGKSI, from the coding sequence ATGGAAGCCCTCAACGCATTTATCGCGCTTGCGAATTACGTCATCATACCTGCGCTGTCCTATGGCTCGCAACTGGCGCTCGGCGCGCTCGGGGTGACGCTTGTCTACTCGATCCTACGCTTCTCGAATTTCGCCCATGGTGACATGATGGCCTTCGGGACCGGTGTCACCATTCTCGTCACATGGTTGTTGCAGGATGGCGGAATCGGTCTCGGGCCGCTGCCGACCGCCCTTCTGGCCCTGCCGATCGGGATCATCGTGACCGCAGCTCTGGCGCTGGCCACGGACCGCGTCGTCTATGCCCATTACCGCAAGATCCGTGCGACGCCGGTCGTGATGGTGATGGTCTCCGTCGGTGTGATGTTCGTCATGAACGCGCTGACGCGGATCATGATCTCGGTCCTGTCGGTGCCCGTGCTCGGGGCCAAGGACGCCGTCTCCGGTGTGGACGAGATCCGCTTTGCCGACGGCGAGAGGTTCCTGATCTCGGCCCGCCAGTTCAAGGATCTCACGGGGCTTGCCGAGCCTCTGGCCGTCCGCGCAAGCTCGGTGATCACCTTCGTGACGGCTCTCATCGTCATGGTGGCACTGTTTTGGTTCCTCAACCGCACCCGCGCCGGTAAATCCATGCGGGCCTTCTCCGATAACGAGGATCTGGCGCTTCTGTCGGGCATTGACCCCAAGCGCGTCGTCATGATCACATGGATCATCACCGCAGCGCTGGCCACGATTGCGGGCACGCTCTACGGGCTTGATAAATCCTTCAAGGCGTTCAACTACTTCCAGCTCCTTCTCCCTATTTTCGCGGCCACCATTCTTGGCGGCATCGGTAATCCGATGGGGGCGATCGTCGGCGGCTATATCATCGCCTTCTCCGAGATCGGCGTGACCTATGCGTGGAAGAAGGTCGCCACATACCTGATCCCCGGCTGGGAACCGAGCGGCCTGCTGCAACTCCTCTCGACGGATTATAAATTCGCCGTCAGTTTCACCATCCTGATCGCGGTGCTGATCTTCCGCCCGACCGGCCTATTCAAGGGGAAATCGATATGA
- a CDS encoding 3-deoxy-7-phosphoheptulonate synthase class II, translating to MAQSWKKSDWRAKPRVQMPDYPDAAALNAVEQSLSRMPPLVFAGEARRLRDELARASRGEAFLLQGGDCAESFAEFGADNIRDTFKVMLQMAIVLTWGAKVPVVKVGRMAGQFAKPRSAPTETLDGVELPSYRGDIINGFDFTEAARVPDPNRMLQAYTQAAASLNLLRAFSTGGYADIHRVHGWITSFTDEEKAAKYRVLADRITEAMDFMAAAGVTSETAPELKAVDFYTSHEALLLEYEEALCRTDTTTGLPVAGSGHMIWIGDRTRQPDGAHVAFCQGVQNPIGLKCGPSTTVEDLKVLMAKLNPHNEAGRLTLIARFGAGKVGEHLPRLVRAVQEEGANVLWSCDPMHGNTIKSASGYKTRPFESVLQEVREFFAVHNAEGTIPGGVHFEMTGKDVTECTGGLRAVSDEDLSSRYHTACDPRLNANQALELAFLVAEELQNRRSQQRAVSNL from the coding sequence ATGGCTCAGAGTTGGAAAAAGTCGGACTGGCGCGCGAAACCGCGGGTGCAGATGCCCGACTATCCCGACGCCGCGGCGTTAAACGCTGTCGAACAGTCACTGTCGCGGATGCCTCCTCTGGTTTTTGCGGGCGAGGCACGTCGTCTGCGTGACGAGTTGGCACGGGCCTCGCGTGGCGAGGCCTTCCTGCTGCAGGGCGGGGATTGCGCGGAAAGTTTTGCCGAATTCGGCGCAGACAATATCCGTGACACATTCAAGGTCATGTTGCAGATGGCCATCGTCCTGACTTGGGGGGCGAAGGTTCCGGTGGTCAAGGTCGGGCGTATGGCTGGCCAGTTTGCCAAGCCGCGTTCTGCCCCAACCGAGACGCTCGACGGGGTCGAACTGCCGAGCTATCGCGGCGATATCATCAACGGGTTCGATTTCACCGAGGCCGCACGCGTGCCCGATCCGAACCGGATGCTTCAGGCCTATACGCAAGCGGCCGCCTCGCTTAACCTTTTGCGGGCTTTCTCGACCGGTGGTTATGCCGATATCCATCGTGTGCATGGCTGGATCACCAGCTTCACCGATGAGGAAAAAGCCGCGAAATACCGCGTTCTGGCTGACCGGATCACCGAGGCGATGGATTTCATGGCCGCCGCTGGCGTGACCTCCGAAACCGCGCCCGAGCTGAAAGCGGTCGATTTCTACACCTCGCACGAGGCGCTGCTGCTGGAATATGAAGAAGCCTTGTGCCGGACCGATACCACGACCGGCCTGCCGGTGGCGGGCTCGGGTCATATGATCTGGATCGGCGACCGCACCCGTCAGCCGGATGGCGCACATGTTGCCTTCTGTCAGGGGGTCCAGAACCCGATCGGGCTGAAATGCGGTCCCTCGACCACGGTCGAAGATCTCAAGGTGCTGATGGCCAAACTTAACCCGCATAACGAGGCCGGTCGTCTCACGCTGATCGCGCGTTTTGGCGCGGGCAAGGTGGGCGAGCATCTGCCGCGTCTCGTGCGTGCGGTGCAAGAAGAGGGCGCCAATGTGCTCTGGTCCTGTGACCCGATGCACGGCAATACCATCAAATCGGCGAGTGGCTACAAGACACGTCCGTTTGAATCGGTGCTGCAGGAGGTGCGCGAGTTCTTTGCCGTTCATAATGCGGAGGGCACGATCCCGGGCGGTGTGCATTTCGAGATGACCGGCAAGGATGTGACCGAATGCACCGGCGGTTTGCGCGCGGTGTCGGACGAGGATCTGTCGAGCCGCTACCATACCGCCTGCGATCCGCGTCTCAACGCGAACCAAGCGCTGGAGCTGGCCTTCCTTGTGGCGGAAGAGCTGCAGAACCGCCGCAGCCAGCAACGCGCCGTCAGCAATCTCTGA
- a CDS encoding gamma carbonic anhydrase family protein: MIYELDGFRPRIADNVWVAEDANLIGRVVLEEGASVWFGATLRGDNEEIFIGAGSNVQESVVMHTDMGFPLVVGPDCTIGHRALLHGCEIGAGTLIGMGAMVMNGAKIGRGCLIGAGALVTEGKVIPDNSLVLGAPAKIMRELNEADHAMLAKGAARYRANAERYRTGLKRI, encoded by the coding sequence ATGATCTACGAGCTTGATGGATTCCGTCCGCGCATCGCGGACAACGTATGGGTGGCCGAGGATGCCAATCTGATCGGACGCGTGGTGCTCGAGGAGGGGGCGTCGGTCTGGTTTGGCGCGACCCTGCGCGGCGATAATGAAGAGATCTTCATCGGTGCCGGATCGAATGTGCAGGAAAGCGTAGTGATGCATACCGATATGGGCTTCCCGCTGGTCGTTGGCCCCGATTGCACCATTGGCCATCGGGCGCTGCTGCATGGCTGTGAGATTGGCGCAGGCACATTGATTGGTATGGGCGCGATGGTGATGAACGGTGCCAAGATTGGGCGGGGATGTCTGATCGGCGCAGGCGCTCTTGTGACCGAAGGGAAGGTCATCCCCGATAATTCTCTGGTGCTTGGCGCGCCCGCAAAAATCATGCGGGAGCTGAACGAGGCGGATCACGCCATGCTGGCCAAGGGGGCTGCACGCTACCGCGCGAATGCCGAGAGATATCGCACCGGTCTTAAGCGTATCTGA
- a CDS encoding PAS domain-containing protein, with the protein MENDTKVVHMDLSAGKGRQVASELRAYWEALRMGRTVPARSDIDPRGIERALEYAFIIERVAPGMGRFRLAGMHLNDLMGMEVRGMPMTAMFEPAGRKKIAEATEACFTGPAIAELDLIADDGIGRPALKAKLLLLPLKSDLGDINRALGCLVAEGDSIGRTPRRFTVVDARITQIEQGKPTPAELPQPARPELAGFAEHAPRFGHAPRKPGVPNSVIPQAPRADAPAAPTTPEARRAMFRVVTNND; encoded by the coding sequence ATGGAAAACGATACGAAGGTAGTGCACATGGATCTCTCGGCTGGCAAAGGGCGTCAGGTCGCCTCCGAGCTTCGCGCCTATTGGGAAGCGCTGCGTATGGGGCGCACCGTTCCGGCGCGTTCCGATATCGATCCGCGCGGCATCGAACGTGCGCTCGAATATGCCTTCATCATCGAACGGGTCGCACCGGGCATGGGCCGCTTCCGTCTGGCCGGTATGCATCTTAATGATCTGATGGGAATGGAAGTGCGCGGCATGCCAATGACCGCCATGTTCGAACCTGCTGGCCGCAAGAAGATCGCCGAAGCCACCGAAGCCTGCTTTACCGGCCCCGCGATTGCCGAACTTGATCTCATTGCGGATGACGGCATCGGCCGCCCTGCCCTGAAGGCCAAGCTTCTGCTGCTACCGCTGAAATCCGATCTTGGGGATATCAACCGCGCGCTTGGCTGCCTTGTGGCAGAAGGCGACAGCATCGGCCGCACCCCGCGCCGCTTCACTGTGGTCGATGCGCGCATTACCCAGATCGAACAGGGCAAACCGACCCCCGCCGAGCTGCCGCAACCCGCGCGCCCCGAGCTGGCAGGCTTCGCCGAACATGCGCCCCGCTTCGGTCACGCGCCGCGCAAGCCCGGCGTGCCGAACTCGGTGATCCCGCAGGCCCCGCGCGCCGATGCTCCGGCAGCGCCGACCACCCCCGAGGCGCGTCGCGCCATGTTCCGTGTGGTTACGAATAACGACTGA
- a CDS encoding GlxA family transcriptional regulator — MAFTSALEPLRLANQISGQPLYEWVLASESGTTVQSSSRVEINVHMGLTELQREDTIIVCGGIDVIEATTKPVISWLRREARKGGVVGGLCTGAWALAEAGLLDERRATIHWENHDAFIEEFDEVDLAKSVYVIDGNRMSSAGGTAALDLMLRIVARDHGEALANTVADQLIYTSIRTEKDSQRLSIPTRIGVRHPKLAQVIGRMEANIEEPISPAKLATEVGMSTRQLERLFRRYLDRSPKRYYMELRLQKARALLMQTEMSVINVALACGFASPSHFSKCYRAHYQTTPYRERGASGGAPLEAMPDEEMAMVEELPIDMDWEFDAEPEDEK, encoded by the coding sequence ATGGCATTCACCAGCGCGCTCGAGCCGCTGCGTCTGGCAAACCAGATCTCCGGCCAGCCGCTCTATGAATGGGTGCTTGCCTCCGAGAGCGGCACGACGGTGCAAAGCTCGAGCCGCGTCGAGATCAATGTCCATATGGGACTGACCGAATTGCAGCGCGAGGATACCATCATCGTCTGTGGCGGGATCGATGTGATCGAGGCCACCACGAAACCGGTGATCAGCTGGCTCCGGCGCGAGGCACGCAAGGGCGGCGTCGTCGGCGGGCTCTGCACCGGCGCGTGGGCGCTGGCCGAAGCGGGCCTCCTTGATGAACGCCGCGCCACCATCCACTGGGAAAACCACGACGCCTTCATCGAGGAATTCGACGAGGTAGACCTGGCCAAGTCCGTTTATGTGATCGATGGCAACCGGATGAGTTCGGCCGGCGGGACTGCGGCGCTCGATCTCATGCTGCGGATCGTGGCGCGCGATCATGGCGAGGCACTTGCCAACACGGTTGCAGATCAGCTGATATATACTTCTATCCGAACGGAAAAAGACAGTCAGCGGCTCTCCATTCCAACGCGCATCGGGGTCCGTCATCCCAAGCTTGCGCAGGTGATCGGGCGGATGGAAGCGAATATCGAGGAGCCGATCTCGCCTGCCAAACTGGCCACTGAAGTCGGCATGTCCACGCGGCAGCTGGAACGCCTGTTCCGCCGGTATCTCGACCGGAGCCCGAAGCGTTACTATATGGAGTTGCGGCTACAGAAGGCCCGTGCGCTCCTGATGCAGACCGAAATGTCTGTGATCAATGTGGCGCTGGCCTGCGGGTTCGCCTCGCCCTCGCATTTCTCGAAATGCTACCGTGCCCATTACCAGACTACGCCGTACCGCGAACGCGGTGCCTCCGGTGGCGCCCCGCTGGAGGCGATGCCCGACGAAGAAATGGCAATGGTCGAGGAACTGCCCATCGATATGGACTGGGAATTCGATGCCGAACCGGAAGATGAGAAATAA
- a CDS encoding ABC transporter ATP-binding protein, whose product MSFLSASEMTGGYGKADILHGCTLNVEKGQIAVIVGPNGAGKSTAMKAVFGMLPLRGGTVTLDGDDITSLTPQDRVGRGMGFVPQVNNVFPTMSVEENLEMGAFTRRDDFRQTIEQIYDLFPILREKRRQNAGELSGGQRQQVAVGRALMTKPKLLMLDEPTAGVSPIVMDELFDRIIDVARTGISILMVEQNARQALEIADIGYVLVQGANAYTDTGPALLADPEVRRTFLGG is encoded by the coding sequence ATGAGCTTTCTCTCTGCATCCGAGATGACCGGCGGCTATGGCAAGGCAGATATTCTGCATGGCTGCACACTGAACGTCGAGAAAGGCCAGATCGCCGTGATCGTGGGCCCCAATGGGGCCGGAAAATCGACCGCGATGAAGGCGGTCTTTGGCATGCTGCCCCTGCGTGGCGGCACTGTCACGCTTGATGGCGACGATATCACCAGCCTCACCCCGCAAGACCGCGTAGGCCGTGGTATGGGATTCGTGCCGCAGGTCAATAACGTCTTCCCGACGATGAGTGTCGAGGAAAATCTCGAGATGGGGGCCTTTACCCGCCGCGATGATTTCCGCCAGACCATCGAACAGATCTATGATCTTTTCCCGATCCTGCGCGAAAAACGCCGCCAGAATGCGGGCGAGTTGTCGGGCGGACAACGCCAGCAGGTGGCCGTGGGCCGCGCGCTGATGACAAAGCCCAAGCTCCTGATGCTCGATGAGCCCACGGCGGGCGTCAGCCCCATCGTGATGGACGAGCTGTTCGACCGCATCATCGATGTGGCCCGCACGGGTATCTCGATCCTGATGGTCGAGCAGAATGCCCGCCAAGCCCTTGAAATCGCCGATATCGGCTATGTCCTGGTGCAAGGTGCCAATGCCTATACCGATACCGGCCCGGCACTTCTGGCAGATCCCGAGGTCCGCCGCACCTTCTTGGGGGGCTGA